TGGTACCGGTGAAAGACAGGCTATGCTGGAGGGGACCTGGGTCAGGGTCTAACTTCTTGAAGAAAAGGTAGGGCAATAAGGATATATTAGTGGAAGCTAGGAACATACATTGTTGGAAATCAGAACCAGAAAAGGATACAAGAGCCAGCCTCCTGCCTGAGCTGAAAAGGAGCAAGAACTTACGTGTGAGCTGTTGATGGTCAGGACTATTGGGACCTGTATTTTCAGCCAAAGCAACAACCAGATTCTCATACCTGGAATTAACAGTGTAAGTCTACAAGGGGAAGTAGAGCCAGGCAAAATTCCCTTTGCCTCTGCTTGACACACAATCAGCCCCCATATATTCTTCAGTTGCAGGTCCAGGAAAGATCTGCTTCTGGCTACTGTATCCCCTTCTTTCATCTGGGACTTGGAACCTGGGCTCACACCATTTGGCCCGCTTCAATTCCACACTGAAGAGTCAAAGGCAGGCCACAGTCTGGAAGGCCAGGTCAGGATATGAATGTTAATCAAACCTAGAAGGATGCTGCAGACAACCTATGAACCCTTAACCCATTCCCAGGGACAGAGATTCTAGTGTAGGTTGGCCACTCATTTCAACAAACTTCTCCAGATAACTTGTCTCAGACCCTATTGCAGCCCCACTCACTTTACAGGGTTACACAGTCTCAGACTATGGGTACTTGTGTGTTCACATGTACTCttgtaaaatagaagaaaatctggCTCAGGAGAGAGCCAGTAGGTTGGGATAGACCCCATGACATCCCCCAAAACTGAGGACAGCAGTTATATAGTCTGAAAGAGACTTGGTTGGAATTGAGGGGAGTTCACTCACTGCTGCAGCCGCTGCAGAGGCAGAGGAAGCAGGTCTTGAAGCTTAAGTCCCCCAAACTCAGGGCGACCTTCCTGAAGGTGCACAAACCTCCGAAAACGcttgtttttctttagttgttcCTAGAGTGAGGGGAAAATAATTGGCAACAAGAGAAGCCACTCCTTATATTGCATTCATCTGTGTACAAACTCCAGCCTTCAGTAACTGTGTGCTCTGTGCTCCTGAGAGAAACTTGGTCTCCCTAGGAGAAACTCAGCACAGGCTAAGCACCCAGAGCTCTATAAATGCAGGGATTATGTGAATGAAGTTTGGTTTCTAGATGAAGAGAAAATGTGAGGGGCAAACTAGACACTAGGGAAAAGGGATGGATTTGAGGTCATCTCCAGGTTACCTGTAGGGTGGTGTGGGACCTCTCCGCATTAGCTGCAAATTGGGTGTAGAGCTCCAGGTGGTGGCAGAAGCCTTCCAGCCCCTGTCCCCACTGTCCTTCTTCCAGGTAGGGAAGCAGCATTCTGTGTGGGCAAAGTCAGTAAAAAGGAAGCCCAAGAACTACTCAAGGACTCCCTCACTTAATTCTCTTAATTCTACCCCGAGGTAGTGCTAttaacccattttacagatggagagcCTGGCAGGTTAAGGAATTGGGCCAAGGCCACAGGTGAGAAAATTGGCAGACTTGATTCGCTCTGACTCAAGACAGAGCTCCTTGCCAGAAGTTATGGCCCTCCCTCTTCTCGCGCCCCTTCCACTCACTGGCTGGCGCCGTAGATGAACTCCCAGGACCCAAATAGGGCCTGGCGCTCAGGTGGTCGTAGAGTCCCCTTGGCTTTCAGGATCCCCAAGAAGTACTGTGGAAGGAGCGAATACAGGTGTCGAGAGGAATAGGCCAATGCAAGCTTCAGCCAGACAGACGCTTGCCTGACCCCCTATATGCAGAATCCAAGACCCACCATACTCGGGGTCATCACCTAGCAGAGACCTTCCCACACCCTGGGCTCCCAACCCCACACGAGGAGGCTGCTCCGGGCCCGCACCGTGGCCACCAGCCCTAGTTGTTCCTGGTAACGCCGCTCGGTCTCGAGCAGCTCCCGGGCGGTGCAGGCGCGTTTCCGCTCCCATCGAGCACGCTGCTCCCGCACCGGGCACCGCGAGCTGGGATCTGGGATCTCCATTACTGTCCGAGGGTTTGATGCTTCCGGCCGCAGCCCGCCGGAGATTCAAATTCCAACGCTCCCAGGGCGGGGCCCGGGTGGGATAGGGGAGGAGCTCGCAAGACGGAGCATGCGCGATGGCCATCGGCTCGCCTTTTCCTGTGGTCACCCCAACACAGGGGCAACCCCTTAGGTGGGCGTGGACTGTGGCCGAGGTGTCCGCACTAAGTTGGGGCAGCAGCTGGGTTTGGAGTCAGGACACTCAATAGGTGCAACCACTGGCAGGGcctcatgtcttttttttaaccCCCTTTGGGTACCTGGGACTAATCTCAGggacattcgaccactgagcgacatccccagccctactttttatttagagacatagtctgagttgcttagcaccttgcttttgctaaggctggctttgaactcgcgatcctcctgtctcagcctgagtccctgggatcacaggtgggCGCCACCCTGCCGGGCTAGCCTCAGTGTCTTATTTGTAGAATTGGGAATGGGACAATCATTACGGTATGTATTCTGTCCTGGGCCCATGCCAGTCTACAGAAGGGGTTCAGTCATTCCCAATGTTTTCAACACCTTTCTGGCCTCTGAACAAACAAGTTTACAGATTTTAAgttattgttttattcatttcctaCTGGTCCAAAGCCTGACAGCTCACTAGCTTCTGATGAGGATGTCAATTAAGTGGTAGTTCTGATTTGCTGTAATTTTAACCCAGGGCAAAAGCTTTGAGTTGATGGGTCTTTGCTGCCTTACCAAAAATGAAATGTACTTGGcggggtgtggtggcccatgcctataattccagcagctgtggaatctgaggcaggagtgtggcaaatttaaggccagcgtcagcaactaagagagaccttgtctcaaaataaaaaataaataaataaaaagagggc
This portion of the Ictidomys tridecemlineatus isolate mIctTri1 chromosome 4, mIctTri1.hap1, whole genome shotgun sequence genome encodes:
- the Arhgef39 gene encoding rho guanine nucleotide exchange factor 39 isoform X1; translated protein: MEIPDPSSRCPVREQRARWERKRACTARELLETERRYQEQLGLVATYFLGILKAKGTLRPPERQALFGSWEFIYGASQMLLPYLEEGQWGQGLEGFCHHLELYTQFAANAERSHTTLQEQLKKNKRFRRFVHLQEGRPEFGGLKLQDLLPLPLQRLQQYENLVVALAENTGPNSPDHQQLTRAARLISETAQRVHSIGQKQKNEQHLRRIQALLSGRQTKGLTSGRWFLRQGWLLVVPSSGEPRPRMFFLFSDVLLMAKPRSPLHLLQSGTFACKALYPMAQCQLCRVFGHSGGPCGGLLSLSFPREKLLLMSTDQEELSHWYHSLTLAISSQNN
- the Arhgef39 gene encoding rho guanine nucleotide exchange factor 39 isoform X2, with amino-acid sequence MEIPDPSSRCPVREQRARWERKRACTARELLETERRYQEQLGLVATYFLGILKAKGTLRPPERQALFGSWEFIYGASQMLLPYLEEGQWGQGLEGFCHHLELYTQFAANAERSHTTLQEQLKKNKRFRRFVHLQEGRPEFGGLKLQDLLPLPLQRLQQYENLVVALAENTGPNSPDHQQLTRAARLISETAQRVHSIGQKQKNEQHLRRIQALLSGRQTKGLTSGRWFLRQGWLLVVPSSGEPRPRMFFLFSDVLLMAKPRSPLHLLQSGTFACKALYPMAQCQLCRVFGHSGGPCGGLLSLSFPREKLLLMSTDQEELSHWYHSLTLAISQNN